The Pirellulales bacterium genomic interval ATGAGGACGCTGGCGTAATAGACACGTTGCGATTACTCGCCCTAATTATATTCGCCGCCGGCATGCTATTGACCGCGGGCTGTTGGGGCAGCGATACGAACGCCTCCGCCAATTCACCCGGCCACAATAATACGACGGCATCAACTCCCGGCGATCCGCAAACCAACGCGGCAGCCACTCCGCCGCTACCCGAAAAACGGACCGCCGATCAAGTGCTGAAAGACATGGAAGCCGCCTATCGCCAAGCAACCGATTATGCCGACAACGCCCAAGTGCACCATCGGTTTGACAAAGACAAGCAGACTATGGAGCAATTATTTGACTTTTCCACCGCCTTCCAGCGCCCTAACAAATTGCGCCTGGAATGCTACGGCGCTCGGGTGGTCTGCGACGGCGAAAACTTTTGGGCTGCCGTTGATGTCGTTCCTAATTTGGTGTTGAAAGTCCCCGCGCCAGACAAGCTCACGGTGGAAGATATCATTCGCGATCCCCAATTGTATTCGACGTTGGTCCAGGGGCCCGGCGGGGCTCCAGTACAAATTGGACTGTTGATGACCGACACCACGCTTGCGCAATTTTTGCAAGATGCAATGCAGCCGCCTAAGCTGATAGCGCCGGACACCTTCGAAGGGCATCCGTGTAATCGCGTGCAGGTAGACAAGCAGGATGGAACGGTAACGCTCTGGATCGATCAGCAAGATAATATCCTGCGGCGGATCGAATTGCCAACGGTCGAAAAGGAGCAAGTGCCGGGCATCGATACGCCGGTGACCAACGTCACCACAACCATCGACTTCAACAACGCCAGTTTTAAGGCCCCCGGCGGTGATGCGTTTAAGTTTGCCGTGCCGGACGACGCAAAATTGGTGAAACAATTGGTCGAGGAAGTTCAACCGGCCCCCCCCGCCCCGATCAGTGAGCCCAAGAATTTCAAGCTTACCAAACTGTGGTCCGCAGATCTAAAAGACCCCGGTAATATCCTGGTGCTGAATGGCACCGACGGCCAGCCGCGCATTCTAGCGTTCGACGGTTGGCGAACCGTGGCCGAGCTAGATAAAGACGGAAAAACGATCGCCCGCCACCAGCTCGATATTCCCGAAAACGCCGTGGTCAATTATTTGCGCACCGCGGTCGATCATGACGGCAAACGCTATTTTGTCGCGGCAGCCAACGCTCAGCCGCAACTGTTTGTGTTCGACGAAAATTGGAAACGAATTCTAGCTTTTCCCAAGCCTGAAGACAGCTCCACTCAGGGCGTCTGGGACGCACAATTAGTCGATCTCAAAGGGGACGGCAAGCCGCAACTGTATGTGGGTTACTGGGGTGATTTGGGCGTGCAGGGAGTGTCGTTGGACGGCGATCGCCTGTGGCGCGATCGCTCTATTCAATTCGTATTCCGTATGGCCACGACCGAACCGGACGAGCAAGGACATCGAAAACTGCTCTGCACGCATAACCGGGGAAGCATTGTTATGTTCGACGCGGATGGCAAGCTGGAAAAGGAAGTCAGTTTTCCCAACCGTAATGTGTATTACATTGTCGCGGATGATCTCGATGGCCACGGAAAAAACAGCTACTGCACCTTGGTCGGCACCACTAGCGGCGATAACATTGCCTTGGGAATTTCGCTCGATGGAAAAGAATTGTGGGATTACAACCTGCCGGTGGGTGTGCATGCCAGGCCGATTGAAGTCATCACC includes:
- a CDS encoding DUF2092 domain-containing protein; translated protein: MDSLEPNIYDQFELYPSGALADNPAGHTVSELYTTGHFDMKSAIEMSWIENRSGTYAIAYHEDAGVIDTLRLLALIIFAAGMLLTAGCWGSDTNASANSPGHNNTTASTPGDPQTNAAATPPLPEKRTADQVLKDMEAAYRQATDYADNAQVHHRFDKDKQTMEQLFDFSTAFQRPNKLRLECYGARVVCDGENFWAAVDVVPNLVLKVPAPDKLTVEDIIRDPQLYSTLVQGPGGAPVQIGLLMTDTTLAQFLQDAMQPPKLIAPDTFEGHPCNRVQVDKQDGTVTLWIDQQDNILRRIELPTVEKEQVPGIDTPVTNVTTTIDFNNASFKAPGGDAFKFAVPDDAKLVKQLVEEVQPAPPAPISEPKNFKLTKLWSADLKDPGNILVLNGTDGQPRILAFDGWRTVAELDKDGKTIARHQLDIPENAVVNYLRTAVDHDGKRYFVAAANAQPQLFVFDENWKRILAFPKPEDSSTQGVWDAQLVDLKGDGKPQLYVGYWGDLGVQGVSLDGDRLWRDRSIQFVFRMATTEPDEQGHRKLLCTHNRGSIVMFDADGKLEKEVSFPNRNVYYIVADDLDGHGKNSYCTLVGTTSGDNIALGISLDGKELWDYNLPVGVHARPIEVITTGDLSGDGAKEWLIAGPDGSIHILAADGKPVDSFNTGSSLAGLAAGKFGDQRLLLISKVFDKPQGDAKGALEAWQIEPATK